The following are encoded together in the Capsulimonas corticalis genome:
- a CDS encoding putative zinc-binding metallopeptidase: MSGATAVLNTFFDQYGISISTTQDTLPATVKLDAIWQRLSPTSPNDLSDTKAFGSWLIDEWSKYPKAWIKASDIQAVILGRALTATSNNAEEGVAEPNGIILYNLELFERSNNPEDYYRGLIHHEFDHEIEFGIRLSPDRPDGDWSAFNPTGFAYGKTSDVSAHPRQSFVTPYAETTIGEDKAEAYSYMFVNSRSKQLSQWVQADPGLAGKVTYYKAFIKNQVPIMDDAYFAAINP; the protein is encoded by the coding sequence ATGAGTGGGGCTACCGCTGTCCTAAACACTTTTTTTGACCAGTACGGAATAAGCATTTCCACCACCCAGGATACACTTCCCGCCACCGTAAAGCTCGACGCCATTTGGCAACGCCTGAGTCCAACCAGTCCTAACGACCTTTCTGACACCAAGGCCTTCGGGTCATGGCTGATCGACGAGTGGTCCAAGTACCCAAAAGCCTGGATCAAGGCAAGCGATATTCAGGCCGTTATTCTTGGCCGGGCACTTACCGCCACTAGCAATAATGCGGAAGAAGGAGTGGCAGAGCCGAATGGCATTATCCTTTACAATCTCGAGCTCTTCGAGAGATCGAACAATCCAGAGGACTACTACCGAGGGCTTATACACCATGAATTCGACCATGAGATAGAGTTCGGCATACGCCTATCCCCCGACCGTCCCGACGGCGACTGGTCAGCATTCAATCCCACGGGCTTTGCGTATGGCAAGACCTCTGACGTATCCGCCCACCCCAGGCAGTCGTTTGTCACCCCGTACGCCGAAACCACAATCGGAGAGGACAAGGCTGAGGCCTATTCGTATATGTTCGTGAATTCCCGCAGCAAGCAGCTTTCGCAGTGGGTGCAGGCAGATCCCGGCTTGGCCGGTAAGGTCACCTACTACAAGGCGTTTATAAAGAACCAAGTTCCGATCATGGACGACGCGTACTTCGCGGCGATAAACCCGTGA